AACGTTCCTAAGAGAAAACTAATAGTTTCTCTTACCAAAAAATCCTCTATGCTGCACTAGGATACTGTTGTCTCTTTCTTCGTTTTCCTATTGTTACCATTTTCCTCTAAAACAAAATACTGGATATCCCTCATTTATTGCTCTCATTTGCAGATGAAGAAGAACGTCCAAGCATTGACTCTTGACTTACGCAAAAGTGATAATAAGACAATCACAAGTGAGGAGATAGGAAGGTTTCAACATCTACGGTACCTTAGATTGAGTGGGGGAACCTTTCGCGGTAACTTAGCAATGAGCCTTACCAATATGAGCTGGATTTTTTGGAGTAGTCCTCCTCGTCGGTTGTTTTTCAAGCCAACCAATATGCGCTTAAATAATGTggtagttcttgaattttcacGCAATGCCTTCATAGATGATTCGAAACTACAGAGCTTAACCAAGGTGAGTAATTTGCTTCTTACTATTCTACTTTCTTTGAATGTAATATCCGACTATTCATCCATTGAATATCGTATTTATTTTGACAGAgggcaagaaaattgaaagttctttctcttgAATATTGCCACAACATAAAGAGAATGCCGGACTTCTCCGGATGCCCGAATTTAGAGAGGCTTAATTTCAATGGATGTTCCAATTTAAGGAAACTTGATGGCTCTATTGGGATGTTGAAGTCTTTGATTCACCTAAAGATTAGAGGTTGCCGTTCTCTTGAATATTTGCCCGAAGAAATCGAGAACCTAGTGAAGCTGGAGCACTTCTCGGTCGAGGAGTGTCCAGTGAAGAAACTACCAGATTCCATATGGAGGTTGAAATCATTATGTGAGTTGCACTTTGACAACAGCTATCCTAGAATACGTTGGGCAAATTCATGGGAGATACCTAGTGTACTAATGCTTGAGAAACTAGAAGTGCTTCGAATCTATAGTCCCAATTTGAAAGGTCGACTCCCTCGGGCGATCGGAAATTTTCCCTCTCTAAGAGTCCTACGGTTGTCGCGAACTCGCATCGGTGAAGTTCCGGAGACAGTTAGTATGCTTCCTCGCCTGCAAACGCTTGAGTTAATAAATTGTAATGAGATTCAAGAGCTGCCGATGCTTCCCACAAGTTTAAGCAATATACAAGTGTCATCTAAATCATTGCGGGTAGTCTCGTACATCTCGAATCCGACTAATTTGGTTCCGTTGGACCTTGATGATGGCTCTCGTTGGAAAGAGGGAGGTAAAATTTGCACTGGTGATTTAGGGGGAATGGGGAAGTTATCCAAATTGAACAAGTTGAAATTGGAACTTCTCAATGTCCCCGCTCCGACCGAGTTGGCTTCCCTTTCTCGGTTAAAGGAACTTTATTTGTCTGGTTTGGATCTGCGAACGCTCACGCAACTTCCATCATCTTTGCTAGAGTTACAGCTGGATAAGTTCAATTCAGCCGTGTCACTCTCATCCAGATTAGAGAACTTGTCAAGTTTAGAGCTCACATCGTctcaagtgcaagaaattcGACTCAGCGGGCTTCAACTTTGTAACTTAACACGGTTGATTTTGGGAGGCGGTGAACCCCTCGAGAGACTTGAGCTATCAAACTTGAGGAAGCTAAAAACCGTCGAGGTATCAGCTTGCCCAAAGCTTGTTGAGATCCAATTTGTTGGGGCATTTGAATCATTGGAGGAATTAAGTATCGAGAACTGCGAGTCCTTGGGAGGGTTAGGGTACGCGGGTGAAGCGTAGTCTGCTGGTGAGTTGACCATGGAGGAAGGGAGACTAATTCTTCCGTCGAGGGTATTATGTAAGTTGAGATGGTTCTATCTTAGTTATTGCCCAAAGATACTCCAAATTCAAGTACTCGGTACATCAGAATTGTGGAAAGAATTTTGGGTAACGAATTGTGAAACCCTGGAGAGACTCGGGCTATCAAACTTGAGGAAGCTCAAAACCGTCGGGGTTTTAGATTGCCCAAAGCTTGTTGAGATCCAATTTGTTGGGGCGTTTGAATCATTGGAGGTATTAAGCATCGAGAAGTGCGAGTCCTTGGGAGGGTTAGGGTACGCGGGTGAAGCAGAGTCTGCTGGTGAGTTGACCATGGAGGAAGGGAGACTAATTCTTCCGTCGAGGGTATTTTGTAAGTTGAGAATGTTCGAGCTTGGTTGTTGCCCAAAGATACTCCAAATTCAAGTACTCGGTACATCAGAATTGTGGAAAGAATTTTGGGTAACGGATTGTCGTCTCTTGCACAGTGTTCGGGGTTTATCAAACTTAAAGAAGCTTGAGCTGTTGGGCATCCGCAGCTGCGATGGTCTACCGGTTGTTGAGGGCCTTGACGAGTTAGAGGCTTTGAAGGTCTTGTACGTTGATGACAGCCCATCATTGGAAAGGTGGATTGATGTATCAAAtaccaaattgccaaatgattgccGCATCGAGATCCCTCACATTCCTCACCGTAGATCTAAGACATATTTCGAAGGCACCGTCCAATCTTACAAGCGTTATAAGGTCGGTTAgaaccttctcctttctttatttctatgtccctttttctctctcgatgGATGCGGCAACGATGGCCTACTTCTTTCCCTGTCCGCTTATTCCCACCTCTATATCATTAATAACATAGGCGTACATGTAGGCTTCCGCTTCCTTCATCTAGCTACTTATTCTAACATGGTGAACTAGAAAGAGAGACTCGGGTATCTTGTCGGACCAAAATGAAATGATCATATACCTCAAATTGCGGAAATTAAAAAGCAAACAGCGGTGGAACTGCtgataaaaaattgaaagacttgTAACTTcttctagccaaaaaaaaaaaaaaaaaaagagagagggaagaa
The sequence above is drawn from the Rhodamnia argentea isolate NSW1041297 chromosome 9, ASM2092103v1, whole genome shotgun sequence genome and encodes:
- the LOC125316456 gene encoding disease resistance protein L6-like; the protein is MPSCIRTAIARAEQTYATASSDPSTSSGSEYQVFLSFRGPDTRVGFTDFLFHSLTDAGICVFRDDEELHVGERIDGSLQRAIDNSKIYIPVFSRTYASSQWCLRELAQIMANTSKSEGKKEILPIFFDVEPNDVKLKTPLYRDAILNLEREKKLSNEQVEAWREVLMKVDAIKGWEVKKYKGYGDVIKLIVEEVVQKMKTKHRSVTEHLVGIDDRVAALTELLDVSSDGVRLVGIHGMGGIGKTTLAKVVRSIDEIDYGTKRIEEVLSNKKVLIALDDVANLEQVEKLVGRSTLNSGSRILITTRNKDVLRIDRPNYRISEYEMEVMSSAHALELLSRHAFNSDSPSDDYKDLSRKIVAAIGRLPLALEVIGSFLRGKGQDIWRETSEKLSNAPRNDVFEKLKISYDALSYRQQQIFLDIACFFIGEPTTYAIYMWKDCDFFLDAGVGVLISMSLVKIVENTFWMHDQLRDLGREIIHRQNPINPEERSRIWIDKEVLEAIRTKEMKKNVQALTLDLRKSDNKTITSEEIGRFQHLRYLRLSGGTFRGNLAMSLTNMSWIFWSSPPRRLFFKPTNMRLNNVVVLEFSRNAFIDDSKLQSLTKRARKLKVLSLEYCHNIKRMPDFSGCPNLERLNFNGCSNLRKLDGSIGMLKSLIHLKIRGCRSLEYLPEEIENLVKLEHFSVEECPVKKLPDSIWRLKSLCELHFDNSYPRIRWANSWEIPSVLMLEKLEVLRIYSPNLKGRLPRAIGNFPSLRVLRLSRTRIGEVPETVSMLPRLQTLELINCNEIQELPMLPTSLSNIQVSSKSLRVVSYISNPTNLVPLDLDDGSRWKEGGKICTGDLGGMGKLSKLNKLKLELLNVPAPTELASLSRLKELYLSGLDLRTLTQLPSSLLELQLDKFNSAVSLSSRLENLSSLELTSSQVQEIRLSGLQLCNLTRLILGGGEPLERLELSNLRKLKTVEVSACPKLVEIQFVGAFESLEELSIENCESLGGLGYAGYAGEAESAGELTMEEGRLILPSRVFCKLRMFELGCCPKILQIQVLGTSELWKEFWVTDCRLLHSVRGLSNLKKLELLGIRSCDGLPVVEGLDELEALKVLYVDDSPSLERWIDVSNTKLPNDCRIEIPHIPHRRSKTYFEGTVQSYKRYKESRSHRTCTCF